One Methanohalophilus mahii DSM 5219 genomic window carries:
- a CDS encoding YbgA family protein, with translation MILQISFPQPIVLVSRCLEFEKVRYDGQVIHCQAVRDLEPFVDFIKVCPEVDIGLGVPRDTLRIVKIKGEYRLVQPKTGNDVTEKMDEFTDSFLGELVEVDGFIFKSKSPTIGIRDIKVYGGLSNAGVIERGSGFFADKILKRYSGYPLEEDDRLRNVRIRHDFLTRLFAFADFRGALDSGNMEQLVEYNRRYHHLFMLYSQPLSNKMTSLLEGAEEAAFNEVSEEYFSLLKDIFSNHPFSESYVNAAQNIYEGFKEQATAEDDFLFNDVIDLYSRNLVGVETVLEMLKFFVGKFASDTSVFSRFFEPYPADLKMEVDPGRDKDYWEHFHF, from the coding sequence ATGATACTGCAAATATCCTTTCCCCAGCCAATTGTGCTTGTAAGCAGGTGCCTTGAATTTGAAAAAGTACGTTATGATGGGCAAGTGATTCACTGTCAGGCAGTGCGGGACCTTGAACCGTTTGTGGATTTCATTAAAGTATGTCCGGAAGTGGACATCGGTCTCGGGGTTCCAAGGGATACATTGAGGATTGTAAAGATCAAAGGTGAATATCGGCTTGTACAACCCAAAACAGGAAATGATGTAACTGAAAAAATGGATGAATTCACAGATTCTTTCCTTGGGGAACTTGTGGAGGTGGATGGTTTCATTTTTAAGTCCAAGTCTCCAACAATTGGTATTCGTGATATCAAGGTTTATGGTGGATTAAGTAATGCCGGTGTAATTGAAAGGGGCAGTGGCTTCTTTGCAGACAAGATTCTGAAACGCTATAGTGGTTATCCCCTTGAAGAGGATGACAGGTTGCGTAATGTACGTATCAGGCATGATTTTCTTACTCGTCTTTTTGCTTTTGCGGACTTCAGGGGAGCCTTGGATTCTGGTAACATGGAGCAATTGGTAGAATACAATCGCCGTTATCACCATCTTTTCATGCTTTACAGCCAACCGCTATCAAACAAAATGACTTCTCTTCTTGAGGGGGCTGAAGAGGCTGCTTTCAATGAGGTTTCAGAGGAATATTTTTCACTGCTTAAGGACATTTTTTCCAATCATCCATTTTCGGAATCCTATGTCAATGCCGCACAGAACATCTATGAGGGTTTCAAGGAACAGGCAACTGCTGAAGACGACTTTCTCTTTAACGATGTAATTGATCTCTATTCCCGCAACCTTGTGGGGGTGGAGACAGTTCTTGAAATGCTGAAATTCTTTGTCGGCAAATTTGCTTCAGATACATCCGTTTTTTCTAGGTTTTTCGAACCCTATCCTGCGGATCTGAAAATGGAAGTGGACCCTGGAAGGGATAAGGATTATTGGGAACATTTTCATTTTTAA
- a CDS encoding YbjQ family protein, whose product MKNNKKILGIVMGNTVQSRHIGSDIGAALKNVAGGELKGYSKMLKTSRDEAMQRMVEEAEKLDADAIVNMRFTTSQTMADAADILAYGTAVKFI is encoded by the coding sequence ATGAAAAACAACAAAAAAATCCTTGGTATCGTGATGGGAAATACGGTACAATCGAGACATATCGGTAGCGATATAGGGGCAGCTCTGAAGAATGTAGCCGGAGGGGAACTTAAAGGTTATTCAAAGATGCTCAAAACATCCAGGGATGAAGCAATGCAACGCATGGTTGAAGAAGCAGAAAAACTAGATGCCGATGCAATAGTTAACATGCGGTTCACAACATCCCAGACAATGGCCGATGCTGCCGATATCCTTGCATACGGAACTGCGGTGAAATTCATCTAA
- a CDS encoding mechanosensitive ion channel family protein, with protein MAEMFQFNNLTVWDIGAALVVLVAGYIIARILTGMFKDSISRTKLPSLVIDFLARFFSILLYVIVILATLSTLNFDVGPVVLGLSAVIGLILGFGMQDTLTNLGAGIWIAALRPIDKNEYVEINGISGTVSGVGIMATELLAPDNKFITIPNKLVWGNPIINATRLPTRRVSVDVGISYSSNIDRAIEIAIETMKSHTKVLSDPAPAVMTTELADSSVNLQLRAWTKTGDFWDVKKELTENIFKAYRELGIEIPFPQLDVHLEKE; from the coding sequence ATGGCAGAAATGTTTCAATTCAACAACCTTACAGTATGGGACATCGGGGCGGCTCTGGTAGTACTGGTTGCAGGCTATATCATTGCCCGCATCCTGACAGGTATGTTTAAAGACAGTATCTCCAGAACAAAATTACCTTCCCTTGTGATCGATTTCCTGGCAAGATTTTTCAGCATTCTACTCTATGTTATTGTAATCCTTGCCACACTATCCACATTGAATTTTGATGTCGGACCTGTAGTCCTGGGATTATCAGCCGTGATTGGATTGATCCTTGGATTCGGGATGCAGGATACGCTTACAAATCTGGGTGCAGGAATATGGATTGCTGCACTGCGGCCCATAGATAAAAATGAATACGTAGAAATAAACGGTATATCAGGGACTGTTTCGGGCGTTGGGATTATGGCCACCGAACTTCTTGCACCCGATAACAAATTCATCACCATTCCTAATAAGCTTGTTTGGGGAAACCCGATTATCAATGCAACACGCCTGCCCACCAGAAGGGTAAGTGTTGATGTAGGAATAAGTTACAGTTCCAATATAGACAGGGCCATTGAAATTGCCATTGAGACGATGAAATCTCACACCAAAGTACTGTCAGACCCTGCCCCCGCCGTAATGACAACCGAACTTGCAGATTCCTCTGTAAACCTGCAGCTTCGTGCCTGGACAAAAACAGGGGATTTCTGGGATGTAAAGAAAGAACTCACAGAAAATATATTCAAAGCCTACAGAGAACTTGGAATCGAAATTCCATTTCCACAACTGGATGTCCATCTTGAAAAAGAGTAA
- a CDS encoding DUF1284 domain-containing protein, with amino-acid sequence MQIRAHHIFCIQGFVGKGYSEQFIENMENIIEKLNRCDPLIEVTNAPDCICTACPRLEIIDSQSTNDKISLIGCEVETEVKMLDRKVADALEIDFGEHYRYSELLKKLKYIDEEKFDNICSGCQWYSLGYCKKRIIGI; translated from the coding sequence ATGCAAATTCGGGCACACCATATATTTTGCATCCAGGGCTTTGTCGGGAAGGGTTATTCTGAACAATTTATAGAGAATATGGAAAACATTATTGAAAAACTAAACCGCTGCGATCCCCTGATAGAGGTCACAAATGCTCCGGATTGCATTTGCACCGCCTGCCCCAGACTGGAAATCATTGATTCACAAAGCACAAATGATAAGATAAGTCTTATTGGTTGTGAAGTCGAAACAGAAGTCAAAATGCTCGACAGAAAAGTAGCCGATGCTCTTGAAATTGATTTTGGAGAACATTATCGGTACAGTGAGCTTCTTAAAAAACTGAAATACATCGATGAAGAAAAGTTCGATAATATTTGTTCTGGATGCCAGTGGTACAGTCTCGGATACTGCAAAAAAAGAATCATTGGAATATAA
- a CDS encoding fasciclin domain-containing protein → MESKDLIQTAKDMGEFPTLLKAAKALDLMEKYSTEGPYTIFAPVESAFEPIPESVIDDTFKDLDYLRDIINYHIVEGKYSSEDLRKQATLTTLGGNKLRLRENDGKIFVENTPLLKPDIECSNGIIHSIGDILVP, encoded by the coding sequence ATGGAATCAAAGGACCTTATCCAAACCGCAAAAGACATGGGAGAATTTCCCACCCTCCTAAAAGCAGCCAAAGCACTTGACCTTATGGAAAAGTATTCCACAGAAGGGCCTTACACCATTTTTGCCCCAGTGGAAAGTGCTTTTGAACCCATTCCCGAATCAGTAATAGACGATACCTTCAAAGATCTTGATTATCTTAGAGATATTATTAATTACCATATAGTAGAAGGAAAATACAGCAGTGAAGACCTCCGCAAACAGGCAACATTAACTACGCTAGGTGGCAACAAACTGAGGTTGCGGGAAAACGACGGGAAAATATTTGTGGAAAATACGCCACTCCTTAAACCTGATATCGAATGCAGCAATGGAATCATACATTCCATAGGAGACATTCTTGTACCCTAA
- a CDS encoding KH domain-containing protein, with protein MTHLKIPKDRIGAIIGPKGQTKKFIEEKSSSQLNIDSENGSVEVIQGDDPVGTLRAIETIKAIGRGFNPEKTIPMLDDDLLMLEVIDLSKYASTNKEMTRLKGRIIGKGGKTREIAENLIGVKISIYGKTVSFIGYPEQIQIMRTAVEMLIEGANHGPVYSFLEKKHKELMQAHLDSY; from the coding sequence ATGACGCATTTAAAAATACCAAAAGATAGAATTGGTGCAATCATCGGTCCAAAGGGCCAGACTAAAAAATTCATAGAAGAAAAATCATCTTCACAACTCAACATCGACAGTGAAAACGGGAGCGTGGAAGTCATACAGGGAGATGATCCCGTAGGAACTCTCAGAGCCATCGAAACAATCAAAGCCATTGGAAGAGGATTCAATCCTGAAAAAACAATACCAATGCTGGACGATGATCTGCTGATGCTAGAGGTTATTGATCTTTCAAAATATGCATCTACAAATAAGGAAATGACTCGCCTAAAGGGCAGGATTATAGGCAAAGGAGGTAAAACTCGCGAAATTGCTGAAAATCTCATCGGAGTGAAAATCTCAATCTATGGAAAAACAGTCAGTTTCATAGGATACCCGGAGCAAATCCAAATTATGAGAACTGCAGTTGAAATGCTCATAGAAGGAGCAAATCATGGCCCTGTGTACAGTTTCCTTGAGAAAAAACACAAAGAATTGATGCAAGCTCATCTGGATTCCTATTAA
- a CDS encoding serine protein kinase RIO translates to MVKKSKDIRKLDTDVDKLRIRRKDSEDLKVKENVFDEATLKALYDLARKGVIESLGGSISTGKEANVFLAEGKDKNVALKIYRISSSTFNSMDEYIRGDPRFSNIRHKKKDIIYAWTKKEYRNLMRARECGIAAPRPIHTHKNILAMEFIGEGDKPYPLLKEVKISEQSAQTIFETIIHYIKILYNEAKLVHGDLSEYNILLDPSTLEPYLIDMGQSVTLEHPSANEFLKRDIKNLVRHFKKYGIQPDEEELLRIITEKQRNK, encoded by the coding sequence ATGGTAAAAAAATCAAAAGATATAAGGAAACTTGACACAGATGTCGATAAATTGCGCATCAGACGCAAAGACAGTGAGGACCTGAAAGTAAAGGAAAATGTATTTGATGAAGCCACCCTCAAAGCTCTTTATGACCTGGCAAGGAAAGGTGTGATAGAAAGTCTCGGTGGATCCATCAGCACCGGTAAGGAGGCAAATGTGTTCCTTGCAGAAGGTAAAGACAAAAATGTTGCACTCAAAATATACCGCATATCTTCAAGCACTTTTAATTCCATGGATGAATACATACGTGGAGACCCACGTTTTAGCAATATACGCCACAAGAAAAAAGACATCATATATGCATGGACAAAAAAAGAGTACCGCAATCTTATGCGTGCCAGAGAATGTGGCATAGCCGCCCCCAGACCAATACATACCCACAAAAACATACTTGCCATGGAATTTATCGGAGAAGGAGACAAACCCTACCCTCTTCTAAAGGAAGTAAAAATTAGTGAACAATCTGCACAAACAATTTTTGAGACCATTATACATTACATAAAAATACTTTATAATGAAGCAAAACTAGTACATGGAGACCTTAGCGAATACAATATTTTGCTTGATCCATCTACCCTTGAACCATATCTCATAGACATGGGGCAATCTGTAACACTTGAGCATCCATCGGCAAATGAATTTCTAAAACGAGATATCAAAAACCTTGTCCGCCACTTCAAGAAATACGGCATACAACCCGACGAAGAAGAACTTTTAAGGATAATTACCGAAAAACAAAGAAACAAGTAA